From the genome of Patescibacteria group bacterium, one region includes:
- a CDS encoding DUF5667 domain-containing protein: MTEKDLLKKLNSYKDIQADPTWKKENREVLFNQIMNSSSAPESGFSFAKLLNTFKIYSDTFYNSIVKNMGQPVILTSLIVLSVLGGGVMSINASRDTTPGDSLYIAKKISEKTQLTFTFSEKKKAQLNVVFAENRAREISQVMSDEKTDEEKKEIVERLTGDFKKEISNVKTRIEKIALKDKVNRETGEGGLGQEENKNIVEPAEENLFTANLGKGDEGLSIGGIEPEIVPIVEEVKEDEETVVIEEVESTTTIEVIETEEEVATSSVEAKEVIEEDGSQDILNEVRDLLESDDFDGSLEKLSEVSDSFDQEIEDGEVKGIIEEVVVVEEESATSTEE, translated from the coding sequence ATGACAGAAAAAGATTTGTTAAAAAAACTAAATAGTTATAAAGATATTCAAGCTGACCCAACCTGGAAAAAGGAGAACAGGGAAGTTTTGTTTAATCAAATTATGAATTCCAGCTCAGCACCTGAGTCTGGTTTTTCTTTTGCAAAATTGCTAAATACTTTTAAGATTTATTCAGATACTTTTTATAATAGCATTGTTAAGAACATGGGACAGCCCGTTATTTTAACTTCTTTAATTGTGTTGTCAGTCTTAGGAGGCGGAGTTATGAGCATTAATGCTTCTCGTGATACTACCCCTGGAGATTCACTCTATATTGCAAAAAAGATTTCAGAAAAAACTCAGCTAACTTTCACTTTTAGTGAAAAGAAAAAAGCCCAGCTAAATGTTGTTTTTGCAGAAAATAGAGCAAGGGAAATATCTCAAGTGATGTCAGATGAGAAAACAGATGAAGAAAAAAAAGAGATAGTTGAAAGATTGACAGGTGATTTTAAGAAAGAAATTTCAAATGTTAAAACAAGGATAGAAAAAATAGCCTTGAAAGACAAGGTGAACAGGGAGACTGGAGAGGGTGGCCTGGGCCAAGAAGAAAATAAAAATATAGTAGAGCCAGCAGAAGAAAATCTATTTACCGCCAACTTGGGCAAAGGTGATGAAGGTCTTTCTATTGGAGGAATAGAGCCGGAAATAGTACCTATCGTTGAAGAGGTTAAAGAAGATGAAGAAACTGTTGTAATTGAAGAAGTAGAGAGTACAACTACAATTGAAGTTATTGAAACAGAAGAAGAAGTAGCTACTTCAAGTGTAGAAGCGAAAGAAGTAATAGAAGAAGATGGTTCACAAGACATCTTAAATGAAGTGAGAGACTTGCTAGAGAGTGATGATTTTGATGGAAGTCTAGAAAAGCTTAGTGAAGTATCAGATAGTTTTGATCAAGAAATTGAGGACGGAGAAGTCAAGGGAATAATAGAAGAAGTTGTTGTTGTTGAGGAAGAAAGTGCAACTTCGACAGAAGAATAA
- a CDS encoding RNA polymerase sigma factor gives MNLFNIKDQSLLSRLKNDNKEAFVEAYDLYVDQIYRFVFFKVGNKEEAEDITSAVFLKTWNYIQETEKLVEKTLKALLYKIARTTIIDHYRKKSSQANLSIDDVENGFDAIDESQNVEENFQIQNDIELVQLKLQELKDEYREIILMRYINEMSIDEIAELLGKSKGNVRVLTHRALKALSDIMSEEK, from the coding sequence ATGAATCTATTTAATATAAAAGATCAATCTCTTTTATCTAGATTAAAAAACGATAATAAAGAAGCATTTGTTGAAGCATACGATCTGTACGTTGATCAAATATATCGTTTTGTTTTTTTTAAAGTTGGGAATAAAGAAGAGGCCGAAGATATTACTTCTGCTGTTTTTTTAAAGACTTGGAATTATATTCAAGAAACAGAAAAGCTAGTTGAAAAAACTCTCAAAGCTCTTCTTTACAAAATTGCTCGAACAACAATTATTGATCATTATCGAAAGAAAAGTAGTCAGGCGAATCTTTCAATCGATGATGTAGAAAATGGTTTTGATGCAATTGATGAAAGCCAAAACGTTGAGGAAAATTTTCAAATTCAAAATGATATTGAATTAGTTCAATTAAAACTTCAAGAATTGAAAGACGAATATAGAGAAATTATTTTAATGAGATATATAAACGAGATGAGTATAGACGAGATTGCTGAACTACTTGGTAAGTCGAAAGGTAATGTTAGAGTACTAACTCATAGAGCACTGAAAGCACTCAGCGATATAATGTCTGAGGAAAAATAA